A region from the Phycisphaerales bacterium genome encodes:
- a CDS encoding isocitrate dehydrogenase, translating to MTVACAAGDGIGPEIMEATLSLFQAAGVQEHIEFRPVEMGASVFARGNTRGMTEEAVRSVEECGILFKGPMETPKGGGGKSINVTARKLWNAYANYRVFKTLPGVETVYSKAGLSIDMCVVRENIEDTYGGVEHRLTNDMVQCKRLISAPGSDQVHRFAFQTARKLGLPHVHCGHKANIMKMTDGLFLDRFRATAKDFPEINAQDVIVDALCMNLVVRPQQYMMIVLPNLQGDIVSDLCAGLVGGLGFAPSANIGDHVSIFEAVHGTAPDIAGRGIANPTSLILSGLMMLRHVCMQKHAAAIENALLATLESGVHTGDFGSKQTPSVGTGEFMKAIVDRLGTKPTSVPPVPDAEFSQACWTRPPKPTGPQIMRTFKNLVTHAVGCDIYLDTPLAPLALAEEMQRAAVDTPFRLTLISNRGTQVWPTGSVYTECVDYYRVRFELKDGVTPGTFGQSRCIALLDRIAESFTVCSYELLRTFDGARGYSLAQGQ from the coding sequence GTGACGGTGGCGTGTGCGGCTGGGGACGGGATCGGCCCCGAGATCATGGAGGCGACGCTCTCGCTCTTCCAGGCGGCGGGCGTCCAGGAGCACATCGAGTTCCGTCCGGTCGAGATGGGGGCGAGCGTCTTTGCGCGCGGGAATACGCGCGGCATGACCGAAGAGGCCGTGCGCTCCGTTGAGGAGTGCGGCATCCTCTTCAAAGGCCCGATGGAGACGCCCAAGGGTGGCGGCGGAAAGAGCATCAACGTCACGGCGCGGAAGTTGTGGAACGCGTACGCGAACTATCGGGTTTTCAAGACGCTGCCGGGCGTGGAGACGGTCTATTCCAAGGCCGGGCTGTCGATCGACATGTGCGTCGTTCGCGAGAACATCGAGGACACGTATGGCGGCGTGGAGCATCGCCTGACCAACGACATGGTGCAGTGCAAGCGACTGATCTCGGCGCCGGGGAGCGACCAGGTGCATCGCTTTGCCTTCCAGACGGCCCGGAAACTGGGCCTCCCCCACGTCCACTGCGGGCACAAGGCCAACATCATGAAGATGACCGACGGGCTCTTCCTCGATCGCTTCCGCGCGACGGCGAAGGATTTCCCGGAGATCAACGCCCAGGACGTGATCGTCGATGCGCTCTGCATGAATCTCGTGGTCCGCCCTCAGCAGTACATGATGATCGTGCTCCCGAACCTGCAGGGCGACATCGTCTCGGACCTGTGCGCGGGCCTCGTCGGCGGCCTGGGCTTCGCGCCCAGCGCGAACATCGGCGATCACGTCTCGATCTTTGAGGCGGTGCACGGCACGGCACCGGACATCGCGGGGCGCGGCATCGCCAACCCAACGAGCCTGATCCTGTCTGGCTTGATGATGCTCCGCCACGTGTGCATGCAGAAGCATGCCGCGGCGATCGAGAACGCGCTGCTTGCCACGCTGGAATCGGGCGTGCACACGGGAGACTTCGGTTCGAAGCAGACGCCCTCGGTCGGGACGGGGGAGTTCATGAAGGCGATCGTCGATCGGTTGGGGACCAAGCCCACGAGCGTGCCGCCGGTGCCCGACGCGGAGTTCTCGCAGGCGTGCTGGACGCGGCCTCCCAAGCCGACGGGCCCGCAGATCATGCGGACGTTCAAGAACCTGGTGACGCACGCGGTGGGGTGCGACATCTATCTCGACACGCCGCTCGCGCCGCTCGCGCTGGCGGAGGAGATGCAGCGTGCGGCGGTGGACACGCCGTTCCGGTTGACGCTGATCAGCAATCGCGGGACGCAGGTGTGGCCGACGGGCAGCGTGTACACCGAGTGTGTGGACTATTACCGCGTGCGGTTCGAACTGAAGGATGGCGTCACGCCCGGGACGTTCGGGCAGAGCCGGTGCATCGCGCTCCTGGATCGCATCGCCGAGAGTTTCACGGTCTGCAGTTATGAACTGCTGCGTACGTTCGATGGGGCCCGCGGGTACAGCCTGGCGCAGGGGCAATAG
- a CDS encoding protein arginine kinase: protein MSSRARLARNIADCTFASRASRAQRQHTLDTSRNWLLQAGLADRMMWVDLHETSEVDKLLLVERHLISKHLARGKSHGKSKSDDASGDPRGVAVSLPDERLCIMVNEEDHLRIQVIRSGLALGECWRAIDQIDDRVEAGIEYAFSSRFGYLTACPTNVGTGLRMSVMLHLPGLRLSGDIDKVKRAASDMNLAVRGFYGEGSDSAGDFYQISNQTTLGKTEQTIVEELDTQIIPRVVEYERHARRQLVEKRRLTLEDQVFRALGALTHARLLSTDEAMQHLSHVRLGVMLGMIPSVEATTVNTLMLQVQPGHLQRALGKDLDQDQRRSARAMVVRRALGRSS from the coding sequence ATGTCCTCTCGCGCCCGCCTCGCGAGGAACATCGCCGACTGCACCTTCGCCTCGCGCGCCTCGCGCGCACAGCGACAGCACACCCTCGACACATCACGCAACTGGCTCCTCCAAGCGGGCCTCGCCGACCGCATGATGTGGGTCGATCTCCACGAGACGAGCGAGGTCGACAAACTCCTGCTCGTCGAGAGGCACCTCATCTCCAAGCACCTCGCGCGAGGCAAATCGCACGGGAAGTCCAAGTCCGACGACGCCTCGGGGGATCCGCGTGGCGTCGCCGTCTCTCTCCCCGACGAGCGACTCTGCATCATGGTCAACGAGGAGGATCACCTCCGCATCCAGGTCATCCGGTCGGGACTGGCGCTGGGTGAATGCTGGCGCGCAATCGATCAGATCGACGACCGCGTCGAGGCCGGGATCGAGTACGCCTTCTCCTCTCGCTTCGGCTATCTCACCGCCTGCCCGACCAACGTCGGCACGGGCCTGCGCATGAGCGTCATGCTCCACCTGCCGGGGTTGCGTCTCTCGGGCGACATCGACAAAGTCAAACGGGCCGCCAGCGATATGAACCTCGCCGTCCGCGGGTTCTATGGCGAAGGCTCCGACTCCGCCGGCGATTTCTACCAGATCTCCAACCAGACAACGCTGGGCAAGACCGAGCAGACGATCGTCGAGGAACTTGACACGCAGATCATCCCCCGCGTCGTTGAGTATGAACGACACGCCCGTCGCCAACTCGTTGAGAAACGCCGACTGACCCTCGAAGACCAGGTCTTTCGCGCCTTGGGCGCTCTGACCCATGCACGGCTGCTCTCGACCGACGAGGCCATGCAGCACCTCAGCCACGTGCGATTGGGCGTCATGTTGGGCATGATCCCCAGCGTCGAGGCCACAACCGTGAACACGCTCATGCTCCAGGTCCAGCCCGGGCACCTCCAGCGCGCGCTGGGCAAGGACCTCGACCAGGACCAGCGTCGCAGCGCGCGCGCCATGGTGGTCCGCCGCGCCCTCGGGCGATCCTCGTAA
- a CDS encoding 50S ribosomal protein L28: MPATCAFTGKTVSRGFKRAWRGQAIAKGGFGLKPTGITRRTFKPNLQDVVALIDGRQERVRASTKAIRTGMVVKALKRKYGYTRQQKAGA, encoded by the coding sequence ATGCCTGCTACCTGCGCGTTCACCGGTAAGACTGTCTCCCGCGGCTTCAAGCGCGCGTGGCGTGGCCAGGCCATCGCCAAGGGCGGCTTCGGTCTCAAGCCCACCGGCATCACCCGCCGAACCTTCAAGCCGAATCTTCAGGACGTCGTCGCCCTGATCGATGGTCGCCAGGAGCGCGTCCGCGCCTCCACCAAGGCCATCCGCACCGGCATGGTCGTTAAGGCCCTCAAGCGGAAGTACGGCTACACCCGCCAGCAGAAGGCCGGCGCCTGA
- a CDS encoding TlpA family protein disulfide reductase — MRGTQWGVAFAAAWAVVAWGGPVKDGADAEAVLKQSAEAIAKVRVLGYHADSVIEKDGTIDPSAPKHSASVIAGRADAGGWKLAVKGEVTTLKDGTPEITSIQLGFDGVQARAIVPQEQSIFERSAVSLIDVETFFREQSAWKVVFWSMLAETPMRFAPLAATLEAPRTIDGVECDVLAIGPVASSTSNTDAPGEDELGTSFRLAIARSDHLPRMVERTIGGRVHRLTLSEVKTDRDVSGWGYTLAVPDGYRVRTGAKPRTNIAPETDDPNPLAGPGVRRPSGRSTNESKPSERRTDPGMLAVGDKAPDFQLKDPDGKSWSLADYKGKVLVLDFWGSWCPPCRKAMPGMQRLHEKFKDKNVAIVGINKEHESKADPAAFMRERNYTYQLLLGADPTLGPYKIQGFPSFYVIDANGLVVYGSTGHSPAHEREIASVVESLLGNAGSGPSESSDEAE; from the coding sequence ATGCGTGGTACGCAATGGGGAGTCGCGTTCGCTGCGGCGTGGGCGGTGGTGGCGTGGGGCGGGCCGGTCAAAGATGGCGCGGATGCCGAGGCGGTGCTGAAGCAAAGCGCGGAGGCGATCGCGAAGGTCCGTGTGCTCGGATATCACGCTGATTCGGTCATCGAGAAGGACGGAACGATCGATCCGTCGGCCCCGAAGCACAGCGCCAGCGTCATAGCCGGGCGGGCTGACGCGGGGGGATGGAAACTCGCGGTGAAGGGCGAGGTCACCACGCTCAAGGACGGCACGCCTGAGATCACCTCGATCCAACTCGGGTTCGATGGTGTGCAGGCGCGGGCGATCGTCCCCCAGGAGCAATCGATCTTCGAGCGTTCCGCCGTGTCACTAATAGATGTGGAGACATTCTTCCGAGAGCAGTCGGCGTGGAAGGTCGTCTTCTGGTCGATGCTCGCGGAGACCCCGATGCGGTTTGCGCCGCTCGCCGCGACGCTCGAGGCGCCCCGCACGATCGACGGCGTGGAGTGCGACGTGCTCGCGATCGGGCCTGTGGCCTCCTCGACGAGCAACACAGATGCCCCGGGCGAGGACGAGTTGGGCACGTCGTTCCGCCTCGCGATCGCAAGAAGCGATCACCTGCCTCGGATGGTCGAACGCACGATCGGAGGGCGGGTCCACCGCCTCACGCTCAGCGAAGTGAAGACGGATCGCGACGTTTCCGGTTGGGGGTACACGCTGGCCGTCCCCGATGGATATCGCGTGCGCACCGGCGCCAAGCCACGCACGAACATCGCTCCCGAGACGGATGACCCGAATCCGCTCGCGGGGCCTGGCGTTCGGCGGCCATCAGGGCGGAGCACGAATGAGAGCAAGCCCAGTGAGCGCCGGACCGACCCCGGAATGCTCGCGGTGGGAGACAAGGCACCGGACTTCCAACTCAAGGATCCGGACGGGAAATCCTGGTCGCTCGCGGACTACAAGGGGAAGGTGCTCGTGCTGGACTTCTGGGGCTCGTGGTGCCCGCCGTGTCGCAAGGCGATGCCGGGCATGCAACGTCTGCACGAGAAGTTCAAGGACAAGAACGTCGCGATCGTGGGGATCAACAAGGAGCACGAATCGAAGGCCGACCCGGCGGCGTTCATGCGCGAGCGGAACTACACGTACCAGTTGCTGCTTGGCGCGGACCCGACGCTCGGGCCGTACAAGATCCAGGGGTTTCCGTCGTTCTATGTCATCGACGCGAACGGGCTTGTGGTGTACGGGAGCACTGGGCACTCGCCCGCGCACGAACGCGAGATCGCGTCGGTCGTGGAGTCACTGCTTGGCAATGCGGGCTCAGGCCCATCGGAATCGTCTGATGAGGCCGAGTGA
- a CDS encoding DinB family protein translates to MTASPKTGHSQKPKDHALELLQFGHSVLMQQVESFPPDKALFQPTPTDNHLMWTLGHLAMTYAWAVSLFDGKGVPMPESYEAKFASGSKPTPDAAEYPRLAELRRQFEAAYDEMVQTAQGMSDEDLRVSIADKTGGFATDRLDLLMKMSWHDGWHGGQLASLKRAFKS, encoded by the coding sequence ATGACCGCATCCCCTAAGACTGGACACTCTCAAAAGCCCAAGGACCACGCGCTGGAACTCCTCCAGTTCGGGCACTCCGTACTCATGCAGCAGGTCGAGTCCTTCCCACCGGACAAGGCCCTCTTCCAGCCGACGCCGACCGACAACCACCTGATGTGGACACTCGGGCACCTCGCGATGACGTACGCGTGGGCCGTCTCGCTTTTCGATGGCAAGGGGGTGCCCATGCCAGAGTCCTACGAGGCCAAGTTCGCGTCAGGCTCGAAGCCCACGCCCGATGCCGCCGAGTATCCGCGTCTCGCCGAACTCCGCCGCCAGTTCGAGGCCGCGTACGACGAGATGGTCCAGACCGCCCAGGGCATGAGCGATGAGGACCTTCGCGTCTCCATCGCCGACAAAACCGGCGGCTTCGCGACCGACCGCCTCGACCTGCTCATGAAGATGTCCTGGCACGATGGCTGGCACGGCGGGCAACTCGCATCGCTCAAACGCGCGTTCAAGTCGTAA
- a CDS encoding FIST C-terminal domain-containing protein: MMPIHHESGLKLASALSTNARSEAAGAHVARLLSESLGSDTPNLVLVFFSPHHAESAHELLAALRRDLPNAAIVGASAGSVLADAVELEGSPAVAALALHATGARIHPFALDHADPIDDTQAAHEHLRERLGITRDLSGILFFPDPFSIPLIKLLPSLNAVSTLACPDHPAPILGGLCSGSKTPGGNVLFLNDRVMRAGAVGVSISGDLTIDTVVSQGCRPFGPPLVVTKARHNLILELGGRRAPEVLAEAIQSLGESARATLSDGLLVGLVINEYKERFGRDDFLMRPVVGLDQNSGGVAINDLVRVGQTVRLHYRDKTTAEEDLALLLDAQQLRDPPKGVFLVTCHTRGRRLFGRPHHDAQAVQRAFEPPQAGEDLAKGGRPVAGMARSIPLAGFSALGEIGPIAGQSFLHGSTACLALFRPKARIHEPNPSQSPQGLP, from the coding sequence ATGATGCCCATCCACCACGAGTCCGGCCTCAAACTCGCCTCGGCCCTCTCGACCAATGCCCGGTCCGAGGCCGCGGGCGCCCACGTCGCACGCCTGCTCAGCGAATCGCTCGGATCCGATACTCCAAATCTTGTCCTCGTCTTCTTCTCGCCGCACCACGCCGAGTCGGCCCATGAACTACTCGCTGCGCTTCGCCGGGATCTGCCGAACGCCGCGATCGTCGGCGCCTCCGCCGGGTCGGTCCTCGCCGACGCCGTTGAACTCGAGGGCTCTCCCGCCGTGGCGGCCCTCGCCCTCCACGCCACGGGCGCCCGCATCCACCCCTTCGCCCTCGACCACGCCGACCCCATCGACGACACCCAGGCCGCCCACGAGCACCTCCGCGAGCGACTCGGCATCACCCGGGATCTCTCGGGGATCCTCTTCTTCCCCGATCCCTTCAGCATCCCGCTCATCAAACTCCTCCCCTCGCTCAACGCCGTCTCCACGCTCGCCTGCCCGGACCATCCCGCGCCCATCCTCGGCGGGCTGTGCTCTGGTTCGAAAACACCGGGCGGCAACGTGCTCTTCCTGAACGATCGTGTCATGCGCGCCGGAGCCGTCGGCGTCTCCATCTCGGGTGATCTCACGATCGACACCGTGGTCTCGCAAGGGTGCCGCCCCTTCGGTCCGCCGCTGGTCGTTACCAAGGCACGCCACAACCTGATCCTGGAACTCGGCGGCCGGCGCGCCCCGGAGGTCCTCGCCGAGGCCATCCAATCCCTCGGCGAGAGTGCCCGCGCCACGCTCAGCGACGGCCTGCTCGTTGGCCTCGTCATCAACGAATACAAAGAACGCTTCGGCCGCGACGACTTCCTTATGAGGCCCGTCGTCGGTCTCGACCAGAACTCCGGCGGCGTCGCCATCAACGATCTCGTCCGAGTCGGCCAGACCGTCCGCTTGCACTACCGCGACAAGACCACTGCCGAGGAGGATCTGGCTCTGCTCCTCGACGCCCAGCAACTCCGCGACCCGCCGAAAGGTGTCTTTTTGGTCACATGTCACACCCGGGGCCGACGCCTCTTTGGAAGGCCGCACCACGACGCCCAGGCCGTCCAGCGGGCCTTTGAGCCTCCCCAGGCCGGCGAGGACCTCGCCAAGGGTGGACGCCCCGTCGCCGGAATGGCCAGGTCGATCCCTCTCGCCGGATTCTCCGCACTCGGCGAGATCGGCCCGATCGCCGGCCAGTCCTTCCTCCACGGGAGCACGGCCTGCCTGGCCCTCTTCCGCCCCAAGGCCAGGATTCACGAACCGAATCCAAGCCAGTCGCCACAGGGGTTGCCTTGA
- a CDS encoding UvrB/UvrC motif-containing protein yields MKCDQCDKEATVHEVTVRNGVKVERHLCESCAASQGIPVQAPVPLNELMSKFLVSQAVGKTPAATPPKQTSCPGCGQTFNEFRKSGLLGCPRCYAAFVRQLSPLIERAHEGGVKHIGKQPRRAGAGHEVSEAPTPSPEVSLLAERAERLKRLRADLDSAIKTEKYEEAARLRDELKKLNESNASDAEDQA; encoded by the coding sequence ATGAAGTGCGATCAGTGCGACAAGGAGGCGACGGTCCACGAGGTCACGGTCCGCAACGGCGTGAAGGTCGAACGCCACCTCTGCGAGTCCTGTGCAGCCAGCCAGGGCATCCCCGTGCAGGCGCCCGTTCCGCTCAATGAGTTGATGTCGAAGTTCCTCGTCAGCCAGGCCGTGGGCAAGACTCCCGCCGCCACGCCGCCGAAGCAGACCTCCTGCCCCGGCTGCGGGCAGACGTTCAACGAGTTTCGAAAGTCCGGTCTGCTCGGGTGTCCGCGCTGCTACGCGGCCTTCGTCCGCCAACTCTCGCCCCTCATCGAGCGTGCCCACGAGGGCGGCGTGAAACACATCGGCAAGCAACCGCGACGCGCTGGCGCAGGCCACGAGGTGTCCGAAGCGCCGACGCCAAGCCCGGAGGTCTCGCTCCTCGCCGAAAGGGCCGAACGCCTCAAACGCCTCCGCGCCGATCTTGATTCCGCCATCAAAACGGAAAAGTACGAAGAGGCCGCCAGACTCCGCGACGAACTGAAGAAACTCAACGAGTCGAACGCGAGCGACGCGGAGGACCAGGCGTGA
- a CDS encoding TolC family protein, with amino-acid sequence MNGWRRASRHTRVGVGLMLALGAGSCSNPSPLGDQADRDLRRLVIDAAAREVAEAGREDKAVVLSRESGVEGLRLWPGILEELDKSSGPRSYEGAKADFGVNLLGTKAETVAISLEHAIKASVEHNIAVRFARIGPGIGEAQVVAAEAAFDWTFTANFSATRTDSPRVATSFSSNTQGVPSTTEQTGLTTSVGLRRNLVGGGRLTLQHGLDYTDDSTPFQTSRPNPANLLSFTVQYDQPLLRGLGSEVSLADVRVARNAERNSVQTLRRDLGQVVSDVERTYWQLTLAHKDLLILQRLLERGERVRDQLIAREGESTTAQLADARAKVERRKADIIRAQTQLRIVSDRLKQLINDPAVPVGSEIILAPTDRPVDEPVRFSLPDSVLAAVQFRPEVQQAVLAIDDSSIRAIVAENARLPDLSLRLQAKLSSLDDTTYDAYGQSIEGRFFDALFALVFEMPIGNRKAEGDYRRRVLERMQSVIAYRNTVQQVTQEVKSALDRLVLNYKLIEQTRTSRIAAAEVLRVLLIEKENAPNITPERLDLEFSRQEALAQAEREESQALAEYNSALTDLYAAMGTNLERNRINFVVPTADER; translated from the coding sequence ATGAACGGTTGGCGTCGGGCGTCTCGCCACACACGGGTGGGCGTGGGGCTGATGCTGGCGCTTGGGGCTGGGTCGTGCTCGAATCCAAGCCCGCTTGGGGATCAGGCCGATCGCGATCTTCGGCGGCTTGTGATTGATGCGGCGGCTCGCGAGGTGGCGGAGGCCGGACGCGAGGACAAGGCGGTTGTCCTTTCGCGTGAGAGCGGGGTCGAGGGGCTGAGACTCTGGCCTGGCATTCTGGAGGAACTCGACAAGAGTTCCGGGCCGCGGTCGTATGAAGGCGCCAAGGCGGACTTCGGCGTGAACCTGCTGGGAACCAAGGCCGAGACGGTCGCGATCAGCCTGGAGCACGCGATCAAGGCGTCGGTTGAGCACAACATCGCCGTTCGCTTTGCGCGGATCGGGCCGGGGATCGGCGAGGCGCAGGTCGTCGCGGCGGAGGCAGCCTTCGACTGGACGTTCACGGCGAACTTCTCGGCGACGCGTACCGATTCGCCACGCGTCGCGACGAGTTTCTCGAGCAACACGCAGGGCGTGCCCAGCACCACGGAGCAGACGGGCCTGACAACCTCGGTCGGGTTGCGTCGGAATCTCGTCGGCGGCGGGCGGCTGACGCTGCAGCACGGGCTTGATTACACCGACGACAGCACGCCCTTTCAGACCAGCCGTCCGAACCCGGCGAACCTGCTGTCGTTCACGGTGCAGTATGACCAGCCGCTGCTGCGGGGGTTGGGGTCGGAGGTGTCGCTCGCGGATGTGCGCGTGGCGAGGAATGCCGAGCGGAACAGTGTGCAGACGCTTCGGCGGGACCTGGGACAGGTCGTCTCGGACGTCGAACGGACGTACTGGCAACTGACGCTGGCGCACAAGGACCTTCTGATCTTGCAGCGTCTCCTGGAGCGGGGCGAGCGTGTGCGCGATCAGTTGATCGCGCGCGAGGGGGAGAGCACGACGGCCCAGTTGGCCGACGCGCGGGCGAAGGTCGAGCGACGCAAGGCCGACATCATCCGGGCGCAGACACAACTGCGCATCGTGAGCGATCGCCTGAAGCAACTCATCAATGACCCTGCTGTCCCTGTGGGGTCGGAGATCATTCTGGCTCCGACGGATCGCCCGGTGGACGAGCCGGTGCGGTTCAGCCTGCCGGATTCGGTGCTGGCGGCGGTGCAGTTCCGCCCCGAGGTGCAGCAGGCGGTGCTGGCGATCGATGACTCGTCGATCCGGGCGATCGTCGCAGAAAACGCACGCCTGCCCGACCTTTCGCTTCGTCTCCAGGCGAAACTCTCGTCGCTCGACGACACGACGTATGACGCGTATGGGCAATCGATCGAGGGGCGGTTCTTCGATGCGCTCTTTGCGCTGGTCTTTGAGATGCCGATCGGGAATCGCAAGGCCGAGGGGGATTATCGCCGGCGCGTGCTGGAGCGGATGCAGTCGGTGATCGCGTATCGCAACACGGTGCAGCAGGTGACGCAGGAGGTCAAGAGCGCGCTCGACCGGCTTGTCCTGAACTACAAACTGATCGAGCAGACGCGCACGAGCCGGATCGCGGCGGCGGAGGTCCTTCGCGTGCTCCTCATCGAGAAAGAGAACGCGCCGAACATCACGCCCGAGCGATTGGACCTCGAGTTCTCGCGGCAGGAGGCCCTCGCCCAGGCCGAGCGCGAGGAGTCGCAGGCACTCGCGGAGTACAACTCGGCCCTGACGGACCTCTACGCCGCGATGGGGACAAACCTGGAGCGGAACAGGATCAACTTTGTCGTCCCGACGGCGGACGAGCGGTAG
- a CDS encoding ComF family protein — MEPTTTQSADFRWPPGPSSEPSSTPQADAHATPVALPPPKHWWREIEEQWLGLTHATWPERARDHSWAADPPGSYCPRCLTTLGPNERFEEGCRHCARKKVAWAHAVRLGEHDGLLRDCVLEVKFHRSRRLGIDLGRELGRALLNALSKSSIDRNSVVLVPVPTSFRRRVARGIDHTVVLAKGVSRETAFPIVRGIARRHRPQQANLPASKRKANVSGSMRATREALGLDGHHVVLLDDVLTTGATMSEACRALRAVGEKHAPAGIWACVLTAGGV, encoded by the coding sequence GTGGAACCCACAACGACCCAATCCGCCGACTTCCGCTGGCCTCCAGGGCCATCTTCAGAGCCTTCGTCCACACCCCAGGCCGACGCACACGCCACGCCGGTCGCTCTGCCGCCGCCCAAGCACTGGTGGCGCGAGATCGAAGAGCAGTGGCTGGGCCTGACCCACGCGACGTGGCCCGAGCGAGCACGCGATCACTCGTGGGCCGCGGATCCGCCTGGGTCGTACTGCCCACGCTGCCTGACGACACTCGGGCCGAACGAGCGATTTGAGGAGGGGTGCCGGCATTGCGCGCGCAAGAAAGTCGCCTGGGCCCACGCTGTGCGACTGGGCGAGCACGACGGCCTGTTGCGCGATTGTGTGCTGGAGGTGAAGTTCCACCGCTCGCGGCGGCTGGGGATCGATCTCGGTCGTGAACTCGGACGCGCACTTCTCAATGCACTCTCGAAGTCATCGATCGATCGGAACTCGGTCGTTCTCGTCCCCGTGCCGACGTCGTTTCGCCGGCGTGTGGCCCGCGGTATTGATCACACGGTTGTCCTCGCCAAGGGCGTCTCGCGTGAGACGGCGTTCCCGATCGTCCGGGGCATCGCCCGACGACATCGTCCTCAGCAGGCCAATCTCCCGGCTTCCAAGCGCAAGGCGAACGTTTCTGGCTCGATGCGGGCAACCCGAGAGGCTCTCGGACTCGACGGGCATCATGTCGTGCTCCTGGACGACGTCCTGACGACCGGGGCCACGATGAGCGAGGCCTGCCGGGCGCTCCGAGCAGTGGGGGAAAAGCACGCTCCGGCAGGTATCTGGGCGTGCGTGCTGACGGCGGGTGGGGTGTGA
- a CDS encoding threonylcarbamoyl-AMP synthase gives MAKPVTHSEKSDEQAIDAAAARLRAGGLVAFPTETVFGLGADALNEIAVRRVYEIKGRPSRNPLIVHVSGVEAARRLCADGAWDARCEALASAFWPGPLTIVVPKSERVPELVSGGGASVGIRCPRNNIALGLLRAFERLGGLGVVGPSANRSGYVSPTTAAHVREAFNAEDVMVLDDAEATREVGIESTVVRLRPRDSKGVSAEILRLGAVSAEAIGRMLRGTGDNRPVAMVTHAQGESNVALPGPGLLEVHYAPRATCRLVPREQLVEALDRARRMRPHTAIVVVATERDQVPEGMRQIVLPEDAVGYARRLYSALRDADAMEPDTILVVDPMPLTDDGHGALWDAIMDRLRRACGPA, from the coding sequence GTGGCGAAGCCGGTTACCCATTCTGAGAAGTCGGATGAACAGGCGATCGACGCCGCGGCGGCGCGGCTCCGCGCGGGAGGACTGGTCGCGTTCCCCACGGAAACGGTCTTCGGGCTTGGCGCGGACGCGTTGAACGAAATCGCGGTTCGCCGTGTCTATGAGATCAAGGGTCGGCCCTCGCGGAATCCGCTCATCGTGCATGTGTCTGGTGTTGAGGCGGCCCGACGTCTGTGTGCCGATGGGGCGTGGGACGCGCGGTGCGAGGCGCTCGCGTCGGCGTTCTGGCCCGGGCCGCTCACGATCGTGGTTCCCAAGAGTGAACGCGTGCCCGAGTTGGTGAGCGGCGGCGGGGCGAGCGTTGGGATCCGCTGTCCTCGGAACAACATCGCGCTTGGTCTGTTGCGCGCGTTCGAGCGATTGGGAGGGCTGGGCGTGGTTGGGCCAAGCGCGAATCGGTCGGGGTATGTCTCCCCCACCACGGCGGCCCACGTTCGCGAGGCGTTCAACGCCGAGGATGTCATGGTGCTGGATGATGCAGAAGCGACACGCGAGGTTGGGATCGAGTCCACCGTGGTGCGATTGAGGCCGAGAGACAGCAAGGGAGTCAGCGCGGAGATACTTCGGCTTGGCGCGGTGTCGGCGGAGGCGATCGGGCGCATGCTTCGTGGAACGGGAGACAATCGGCCCGTGGCGATGGTCACACACGCACAAGGAGAGAGCAACGTGGCGCTCCCTGGCCCGGGGCTTCTCGAGGTTCACTATGCGCCGCGGGCGACGTGCCGCCTTGTGCCGCGCGAGCAACTGGTAGAGGCACTCGATCGAGCTCGGCGAATGAGGCCACATACCGCGATTGTCGTCGTGGCGACGGAGCGCGATCAAGTTCCCGAAGGGATGCGGCAGATCGTGCTACCCGAAGACGCCGTCGGATATGCGCGTAGGTTGTACTCGGCCCTACGCGACGCGGATGCGATGGAACCCGACACGATCCTCGTCGTGGATCCAATGCCCTTAACCGATGACGGCCATGGCGCGTTGTGGGACGCGATCATGGACCGGTTGCGGCGCGCGTGCGGCCCTGCGTGA